In a single window of the Phycisphaerales bacterium genome:
- a CDS encoding aldehyde dehydrogenase family protein, producing the protein MSTRQAPRANVKIGPTRLLINGEWVNAVSGKTFTTLNPATEEVIAQVAEADAPDVELAVQAARRAFESGPWPRMNASERGRLMYKLADLLEQHSEELAQLESLDNGKPLADARAADLPLTVACIRYYAGWCDKIQGKTIPVDGPYFCYTRHEPVGVCGQIIPWNFPLLMQAWKLGPALAAGCTVVMKLAEQTPLSGLRVGALIQEAGFPPGVVNLLAGYGPTAGQALARHMDVDKVAFTGSTEVGHLVMKYAAESNLKRVTLELGGKSPNIVFADADLDAAIDGAHFGLFFNQGQCCTAGSRLFVQEPVYEAFVEKMVAKVRGRKVGDPFDEGTQQGPQVDRDQFEKVLGYIASGQADGAKLLCGGERVGQRGYFVAPTVFAEVQDDMQIAREEIFGPVMSIIRFRDLDEVVQRANRTPYGLAAAVWTRDIGKAHAIAARARAGTVWVNCYDVFDAAAPFGGFKQSGIGREKGEYGLSSYTEVKTVYVKL; encoded by the coding sequence ATGTCCACCCGGCAGGCGCCCCGCGCCAACGTCAAGATCGGTCCCACCCGCCTGCTGATCAACGGTGAATGGGTCAACGCCGTTAGCGGCAAGACTTTTACTACCCTCAACCCCGCGACCGAGGAGGTGATCGCCCAGGTTGCCGAAGCCGACGCCCCTGATGTGGAGCTCGCCGTGCAGGCCGCCCGCCGCGCGTTCGAATCCGGCCCCTGGCCGCGGATGAACGCCAGTGAGCGCGGCCGGCTGATGTACAAGCTCGCCGACCTGCTCGAGCAACACAGCGAGGAACTGGCCCAGCTCGAATCGCTCGACAATGGCAAGCCGCTGGCCGACGCCCGCGCCGCCGACCTGCCGCTGACCGTGGCGTGCATCCGCTACTACGCCGGCTGGTGTGACAAGATCCAGGGCAAGACCATCCCCGTCGACGGCCCGTACTTCTGCTACACGCGGCACGAGCCCGTCGGCGTCTGTGGCCAGATCATCCCGTGGAACTTCCCGTTGCTGATGCAGGCCTGGAAACTCGGCCCGGCGCTCGCAGCCGGTTGCACCGTCGTGATGAAGCTGGCCGAGCAGACGCCGCTCAGTGGCCTGCGCGTGGGCGCGCTGATCCAGGAGGCCGGCTTCCCGCCGGGAGTCGTCAACCTGTTGGCGGGCTACGGGCCGACGGCCGGGCAGGCCCTGGCGCGGCACATGGATGTCGACAAGGTCGCCTTCACCGGCTCCACCGAGGTCGGTCACCTGGTCATGAAGTACGCCGCCGAAAGCAACCTGAAGCGCGTCACGCTCGAACTCGGCGGCAAGAGCCCCAACATCGTCTTTGCCGATGCCGATCTCGATGCCGCGATCGATGGCGCCCACTTCGGTCTGTTTTTCAACCAGGGGCAGTGTTGTACGGCCGGCTCGCGATTGTTCGTCCAGGAGCCGGTGTATGAAGCCTTCGTCGAAAAGATGGTCGCGAAAGTGCGCGGTCGCAAGGTCGGTGACCCGTTCGATGAGGGCACTCAGCAAGGTCCGCAGGTCGACCGTGATCAATTCGAGAAGGTGCTCGGCTACATCGCGTCCGGTCAGGCCGACGGTGCGAAGCTGCTCTGCGGCGGCGAGCGCGTCGGCCAACGCGGCTACTTCGTCGCGCCGACGGTCTTCGCCGAGGTGCAGGATGACATGCAGATCGCCCGCGAGGAGATTTTTGGCCCGGTGATGAGCATCATCCGCTTCCGCGATCTCGACGAGGTCGTGCAGCGCGCCAACCGCACCCCGTACGGGCTGGCGGCGGCGGTATGGACGCGCGACATCGGCAAGGCCCACGCGATCGCTGCCCGGGCCCGGGCCGGCACGGTGTGGGTGAACTGCTACGACGTCTTCGACGCGGCCGCCCCGTTTGGCGGCTTCAAGCAGTCCGGCATCGGCCGCGAGAAGGGCGAGTACGGACTGAGCAGCTACACGGAGGTCAAGACGGTGTACGTGAAGCTGTAA